Proteins encoded within one genomic window of Oceanococcus sp. HetDA_MAG_MS8:
- a CDS encoding prephenate dehydrogenase/arogenate dehydrogenase family protein, which translates to MINRLCVIGVGLIGGSLIAGLRERGLVREVVGCARREETLATAQYLQLIDAGTTNPLEAVAGADMVVIAVPMGQYAALFQTLAQAWPAQAVVTDCGSTKASVHEDLRQALGQIPANFVAGHPVAGTERSGPAAAKPDLYRHRRVILTPHEQAHSAAVDRVRAMWEGVGASVAQMQDTHHDEVLALTSHLPHVIAYQLIGTLAAVADEREVFAYAAGGLRDLTRIASSDAGMWRDIVSANRVAVLAALDRYMADLKQARQELANGDDAALEQRFGRAKQTRDQWIRTAEAD; encoded by the coding sequence GTGATCAATCGGCTATGCGTTATTGGAGTCGGGCTGATCGGCGGCTCGTTGATTGCTGGCCTGCGGGAACGTGGTTTGGTTCGCGAGGTGGTGGGCTGTGCTCGCCGCGAGGAGACCTTGGCTACCGCCCAGTATCTACAACTCATCGACGCTGGTACGACGAACCCCCTTGAAGCGGTCGCAGGCGCCGATATGGTGGTGATCGCCGTGCCCATGGGGCAATACGCGGCTTTGTTTCAGACTTTGGCGCAGGCGTGGCCCGCGCAAGCCGTAGTGACCGACTGTGGCAGTACCAAAGCCAGTGTGCATGAGGACTTGCGCCAAGCTCTGGGGCAAATTCCAGCCAACTTCGTCGCCGGCCATCCTGTGGCGGGTACGGAGCGGAGTGGGCCCGCGGCGGCCAAGCCTGACCTTTATCGACATCGCCGGGTCATTTTGACCCCGCACGAGCAGGCCCACAGCGCTGCAGTTGACCGCGTGCGCGCGATGTGGGAAGGGGTTGGCGCCAGTGTGGCGCAGATGCAGGATACGCATCATGACGAAGTCTTGGCTCTGACCAGCCATCTGCCCCATGTGATCGCTTATCAGCTCATCGGCACCTTGGCCGCGGTTGCGGATGAGCGTGAAGTCTTTGCTTACGCTGCAGGCGGTTTGCGTGACCTCACCAGAATTGCCTCCAGCGATGCGGGAATGTGGCGCGATATTGTCAGCGCTAACCGGGTGGCTGTGCTCGCCGCACTGGATCGCTACATGGCCGATCTGAAACAGGCTCGACAGGAGCTGGCCAACGGTGACGATGCTGCCCTGGAGCAGCGCTTTGGGCGGGCTAAACAGACCCGCGACCAATGGATACGAACGGCGGAGGCCGATTAA
- a CDS encoding M48 family metalloprotease, with the protein MIRALLCSVGVGLAICAGLGGVVHANDFNLPEFGEPADRSLPLFEERELGAEVFRQFKRYGLLSPDQELQSYIADLGALLVEANPAARGGHFRFFVVNDPSINAFAVPGGYIGIHTGLIRAATTEAELAGVMAHEIAHVTQRHIARRIDNTKGWDLASAALLLAAIAAGGADPALVQAALGLGMGISYQQQVNYTRAHELEADRLGIQMLSAAGYAPEGMAGFFKRIAAQSRLYGEGIPEILRTHPVSTTRLAEARSREQDLPDGAAERSLIFGLMQARAELAAYDLSSEKLARFPSSWEGDPLVGQYGRANALRAVGQHDAALAAAVSAWNTVKIPEQKPTILLELARTQFAAGQREAATESLRKLHKDQPNNHAVTLTLAQWRLRAGDPEDVRQLLLESQAYTAEVPEVFRLLSQAAAQMDQPAEAQFQLANYQRARGDWAAAIRQLQNALVREEWDEYSRARLEGRLEVLVANAPQSVRDELRRPQRGPGGP; encoded by the coding sequence ATGATACGTGCCCTCTTGTGTAGTGTTGGTGTCGGTTTGGCCATTTGTGCCGGGCTAGGCGGTGTTGTCCACGCCAACGACTTCAACCTACCCGAGTTTGGCGAGCCTGCAGACCGCAGCCTGCCTTTGTTTGAAGAACGGGAGCTCGGCGCTGAAGTGTTCAGGCAGTTCAAGCGCTACGGCTTGCTCTCTCCCGACCAAGAGCTGCAAAGCTACATTGCAGACTTGGGCGCTTTACTCGTGGAGGCGAACCCCGCCGCACGCGGCGGGCATTTCCGGTTCTTTGTGGTCAACGACCCCAGCATCAATGCTTTTGCGGTACCTGGTGGTTATATCGGCATTCATACCGGCCTGATCCGGGCAGCAACTACCGAGGCCGAGCTCGCCGGTGTGATGGCCCACGAAATTGCCCATGTCACCCAGCGGCACATTGCCCGGCGCATTGATAACACCAAGGGATGGGATCTCGCGAGCGCAGCTCTGCTACTCGCGGCTATTGCCGCGGGGGGCGCTGATCCGGCCCTAGTTCAAGCGGCGCTGGGCTTGGGAATGGGTATTTCCTATCAGCAGCAAGTGAATTACACCCGGGCACATGAGCTCGAAGCCGATCGCCTCGGCATTCAAATGCTCTCTGCCGCCGGCTACGCTCCGGAAGGCATGGCGGGCTTCTTTAAACGCATTGCAGCGCAGTCCAGACTTTACGGCGAGGGCATTCCCGAAATTCTGCGCACACACCCGGTCAGCACCACACGCTTAGCGGAGGCACGCAGCCGGGAGCAGGATCTACCGGATGGCGCGGCGGAACGCAGCCTCATATTTGGATTGATGCAGGCACGCGCTGAACTGGCCGCTTACGACCTGTCCAGCGAAAAATTAGCCCGCTTCCCCAGCTCTTGGGAGGGTGATCCCTTGGTGGGTCAATATGGACGAGCAAATGCTCTGAGGGCGGTAGGACAGCACGACGCCGCCCTGGCGGCCGCAGTCTCCGCCTGGAATACGGTCAAAATTCCTGAGCAAAAACCCACGATCCTGCTGGAGCTAGCCCGCACCCAATTTGCTGCGGGCCAGCGCGAGGCCGCCACGGAATCCCTGCGCAAGCTGCACAAAGACCAACCCAACAACCATGCCGTCACGCTGACTCTGGCCCAATGGCGACTGCGGGCTGGCGACCCCGAGGATGTGCGCCAGCTGCTGCTCGAATCCCAGGCCTACACGGCGGAAGTTCCTGAGGTGTTTCGATTACTGTCGCAAGCCGCGGCGCAAATGGACCAGCCAGCCGAGGCCCAGTTTCAACTGGCCAATTATCAGCGAGCTCGAGGCGACTGGGCAGCGGCCATTCGGCAGCTGCAAAATGCCTTGGTCAGGGAAGAGTGGGATGAGTACTCTCGCGCTCGTCTGGAGGGCCGCCTAGAAGTTTTGGTGGCCAACGCTCCGCAAAGCGTACGCGATGAACTGCGGCGTCCTCAGCGGGGCCCTGGCGGCCCATAG
- a CDS encoding histidinol-phosphate transaminase has protein sequence MSTIQQYALPGVQTMVAYEAGKPVEDIAREFGLSRISKLASNENPLGCSPRAQAAMGQGVEWARYPDGAGYALKSALSERFGVGREQITLGNGSNDVLELLARSFLCSGRNAVASAHAFAVYGLATKACSAELREVPALAADHPQQPYGHDLPAFVQHVDDDTRLVFVANPNNPTGTWVEVQQIEDLLQSLPEHCLLVLDEAYLEYQPEQAQPPVQEWLRKYPNLVVTRTFSKAYGLASLRIGYALSSPEVADLLNRVRQPFNNNQLALVAAEASLGDADFIRESVAVNAHGMTQLQEGLAKLGLHCLPSRANFLCVDMGQPGRPLFEKLLREGVIVRPVGGYGLPNFLRISIGTESENAHCLEALTRVLAA, from the coding sequence ATGAGCACTATTCAGCAATATGCCCTGCCAGGTGTGCAAACCATGGTGGCCTACGAGGCTGGTAAGCCCGTAGAAGATATCGCCCGCGAATTCGGCCTAAGCCGGATTAGCAAGCTGGCCAGTAACGAAAACCCTTTAGGATGTAGCCCGCGCGCACAGGCGGCCATGGGCCAGGGTGTGGAGTGGGCACGCTATCCGGATGGTGCTGGCTACGCTTTGAAATCCGCTCTGTCGGAGCGCTTTGGAGTGGGCCGCGAGCAGATCACTTTGGGCAACGGCTCTAATGATGTGCTCGAGCTGCTGGCTCGCAGTTTTCTGTGTTCTGGCAGAAACGCCGTGGCCAGCGCACATGCTTTTGCGGTTTACGGCCTGGCCACCAAGGCCTGCAGCGCAGAGCTACGCGAGGTGCCTGCGCTGGCAGCCGACCACCCCCAACAACCTTATGGTCATGATCTGCCAGCCTTTGTGCAGCATGTGGATGACGACACGCGCTTAGTGTTCGTGGCTAACCCGAATAACCCCACGGGGACTTGGGTGGAGGTGCAGCAGATTGAAGATTTGTTGCAGAGCTTGCCTGAGCATTGCTTGCTGGTACTCGATGAGGCGTATCTGGAGTACCAACCCGAACAGGCCCAGCCTCCAGTACAGGAATGGTTGCGTAAGTACCCCAATTTGGTTGTAACCCGCACCTTCTCCAAAGCCTATGGCTTGGCCAGTCTGCGCATTGGTTATGCGTTGTCTTCGCCAGAGGTGGCGGATTTGCTGAACCGGGTGCGCCAGCCCTTCAACAATAATCAGCTGGCCTTGGTGGCCGCTGAAGCCTCGCTGGGCGATGCGGACTTCATCCGTGAGTCGGTGGCCGTCAATGCGCACGGCATGACCCAGCTGCAAGAGGGTTTGGCGAAGCTGGGGCTGCATTGCCTGCCCAGCCGGGCCAACTTCCTCTGCGTAGACATGGGGCAGCCGGGGCGCCCACTGTTTGAAAAGCTATTGCGGGAAGGGGTAATCGTGCGCCCGGTTGGCGGTTACGGATTGCCCAACTTCTTGCGGATTAGCATTGGTACAGAATCTGAAAACGCCCATTGCCTGGAAGCGCTGACGCGTGTGCTGGCGGCTTAG
- a CDS encoding integration host factor subunit beta, giving the protein MTKSELIDSLSLHHGQLSLRDVELGVKIVLDCISDALADNERIEIRGFGSFKLHERPPRSGRNPRTGDLVEIPAKRVPHFKPGKELRERVDQSAKAES; this is encoded by the coding sequence ATGACCAAGTCGGAACTTATCGACAGCCTGTCTTTGCATCATGGCCAGCTGTCCCTGCGCGACGTAGAGCTGGGCGTAAAGATTGTGTTGGACTGTATTAGCGATGCCTTGGCAGACAACGAGCGCATCGAGATTCGCGGCTTCGGCAGTTTCAAGTTGCATGAGCGTCCACCACGCAGCGGACGCAATCCGCGTACCGGTGACTTGGTGGAGATACCCGCGAAACGGGTGCCACACTTCAAGCCGGGTAAGGAACTGCGTGAGCGGGTTGATCAGTCCGCCAAGGCCGAATCATGA
- a CDS encoding tetratricopeptide repeat protein produces the protein MPDPSGLLLILLPLAAASGWFLARMRPAEEQEPGLDPRLTEGLGLLVNNQTDAAIDLFMNIAEAEPETAELQLTLGNLFRRRGEIDRALRVHHQLSQNLSLPPLQRNRARFELAGDYLRAGILDRAQSLFQELADQGVFLEASLRALARIHEQQRDWEKAIDTLRWLASAKGKDQGTTIAHYHCELAQLALREGESKEFQRQLKKARAADAKNVRASFLSVEAARAAGDPKAALQSLLLIPEQDRRFIPEILQSLAELSEELGNPEQYVQVLQSLAQYKEGVTAAIALAQWRQARGEQGLETLLAEIRQFPNWLALQAALDLPWPEADGEARVQDLLQGFKAALEPLLARRIRYLCEQCGYGSGMLNWQCPSCKSWGSQSPVLDLRLAQMAAPRPGIQLG, from the coding sequence ATGCCGGATCCCAGCGGGCTTTTGCTGATTCTGCTGCCGCTGGCTGCGGCGAGCGGCTGGTTCTTGGCCCGTATGCGCCCGGCGGAAGAACAAGAGCCAGGACTGGACCCCCGCCTGACGGAGGGCTTGGGCCTGTTGGTGAATAACCAAACCGACGCGGCCATAGATCTATTCATGAATATCGCCGAGGCCGAGCCGGAAACGGCGGAGCTGCAGCTGACTTTGGGCAACTTATTCCGTCGGCGGGGTGAAATTGATCGGGCTTTAAGGGTGCACCATCAGCTCAGCCAAAACCTGTCCTTGCCGCCGCTACAACGGAACCGGGCACGCTTTGAGTTGGCCGGTGACTACTTGCGGGCCGGCATCCTGGACCGGGCCCAAAGTTTGTTTCAAGAGTTGGCCGATCAAGGGGTCTTCTTAGAGGCGAGCTTGCGTGCATTAGCTAGAATTCATGAGCAGCAGCGGGACTGGGAGAAGGCGATTGATACCTTGCGCTGGCTGGCCAGTGCCAAGGGCAAAGACCAAGGGACGACGATCGCCCATTACCATTGCGAGCTGGCTCAGCTTGCGCTGCGCGAGGGCGAGAGCAAAGAGTTCCAGCGGCAGCTCAAAAAGGCGCGTGCGGCCGATGCAAAGAATGTTCGGGCTAGCTTCCTGTCTGTAGAGGCGGCTCGCGCCGCGGGTGATCCCAAGGCGGCGTTGCAGTCCTTGCTACTCATTCCCGAACAAGATCGGCGCTTCATTCCAGAAATTTTGCAGTCTTTAGCCGAGCTCAGTGAAGAGCTCGGCAATCCCGAGCAGTACGTTCAGGTCTTGCAGAGTCTGGCTCAATATAAGGAGGGTGTGACTGCTGCCATTGCCTTGGCCCAATGGCGGCAGGCGCGTGGTGAGCAAGGCCTAGAGACGCTGCTTGCAGAAATTCGCCAATTTCCAAATTGGTTAGCCTTGCAAGCCGCCTTGGACCTGCCTTGGCCCGAGGCGGATGGCGAGGCGCGGGTGCAAGACCTTTTGCAAGGCTTTAAAGCGGCGCTTGAGCCCTTGTTGGCGAGGCGCATTCGCTACTTGTGCGAGCAATGCGGCTACGGCTCAGGGATGTTGAACTGGCAGTGTCCCAGTTGTAAGAGTTGGGGTTCGCAATCTCCAGTGCTGGACCTGCGTTTGGCGCAGATGGCGGCGCCACGGCCGGGTATCCAACTCGGCTAA
- a CDS encoding DUF1049 domain-containing protein: MNVLGRVLFIALALAALAIGATFSYFNPQDVSVDWLYSQGSAPLGLLLLGAMLAGFVLAMVLLIPLWWMQRIRVHRLQRTVLRQSGELDSLRGLQIEQS; encoded by the coding sequence ATGAATGTCCTCGGGCGTGTGCTATTCATTGCATTGGCCCTGGCAGCGCTGGCTATAGGTGCAACCTTTAGTTACTTCAACCCTCAAGACGTGAGTGTGGATTGGCTGTATTCCCAGGGAAGCGCTCCGCTGGGTTTGCTGCTCCTTGGGGCAATGCTCGCCGGCTTCGTGTTAGCGATGGTGCTACTCATTCCGCTGTGGTGGATGCAGCGCATTCGAGTGCATCGTTTGCAACGGACCGTGCTGCGTCAGTCTGGTGAGCTAGACAGCTTGCGTGGCCTGCAAATCGAGCAGAGCTAA
- the cmk gene encoding (d)CMP kinase translates to MSQRSVVCIDGPSGAGKGTLARALARELGWAYLDSGAVYRVLALRVMRRGLADDEAAAAATDMQLRFDLDSNEVWLDGEAVASEIRNEDVGGIASRLAARPEVREALLAFQRRFAEPEPLVADGRDMGTVVFPEAPCKIFLDASAEVRAQRRYLELRDAGKDANFEQIFREISARDARDRGRATAPLQAAGDALTLDCTQLTVAEVQKAARAHLSRAGIL, encoded by the coding sequence ATGAGCCAGCGTTCAGTGGTGTGTATTGACGGGCCTAGCGGCGCCGGCAAGGGCACCTTGGCCCGTGCTCTGGCGCGCGAGTTGGGTTGGGCTTACCTGGACAGCGGCGCTGTTTACAGGGTGTTAGCGCTGCGTGTTATGCGGCGAGGTTTAGCTGACGATGAAGCTGCCGCCGCAGCAACAGATATGCAGCTGCGCTTCGACCTGGACAGCAACGAGGTTTGGCTAGACGGCGAGGCCGTAGCCAGCGAAATCCGCAATGAAGACGTTGGTGGTATTGCCTCGCGTTTGGCGGCCAGGCCCGAGGTGCGCGAGGCCTTGCTGGCGTTTCAGCGCCGTTTCGCCGAGCCAGAGCCTTTGGTGGCGGATGGCCGAGACATGGGAACGGTGGTATTCCCCGAGGCTCCCTGCAAGATCTTTTTGGATGCTAGCGCTGAAGTTCGCGCGCAAAGGCGCTATCTAGAATTGCGGGATGCAGGGAAAGATGCTAACTTTGAGCAGATTTTCCGCGAGATTAGTGCGCGCGATGCCAGAGATCGCGGGCGAGCGACGGCGCCTTTGCAGGCAGCCGGCGACGCCTTGACGCTGGATTGCACACAACTAACCGTGGCGGAGGTCCAAAAGGCTGCACGTGCGCACTTGAGTCGCGCCGGCATTCTTTAA
- the pheA gene encoding prephenate dehydratase: protein MTKPTSLDEARSRIDVLDEQLQSLISERAAIAQQVARIKAAAGEGKDCYRPSREAEVLRRVRDRNSGPLTADEMVRVMREIMSACLSLESPLEVAYLGPEGTFTQAAVLKHFGKAVHPRPLAAINEIFRDVEAGNADYGVVPVENSTEGVVNHTLDMFTTSSLLICGEVSLPVHHHLLSAGEDLSAVKEVFAHSQSFAQCRQWLDRKLPHAIRNIVSSNGEGARLAAEHGVGTAAIAGKPAAECYGLKILNANIEDEPDNTTRFLVIGRQLVPPTGNDMTTILLRLTFDNRPGALFELLRPFSEAGVNLTRIESRPSRLANWDYNFFIDLAGHAEDPPIKQVLADMQSTAAFYKFLGSYPRAVT, encoded by the coding sequence ATGACCAAGCCGACCTCGCTAGACGAGGCGCGGAGTCGGATTGATGTACTCGATGAGCAGCTGCAATCGCTGATTAGCGAACGCGCGGCCATTGCTCAGCAAGTGGCGCGCATCAAGGCTGCGGCGGGTGAGGGCAAAGACTGCTACCGCCCCTCGCGTGAGGCTGAGGTGTTGCGACGGGTGCGTGATCGCAATAGTGGTCCGTTGACTGCCGACGAAATGGTGCGCGTGATGCGTGAAATCATGTCGGCTTGTTTGTCTTTGGAGTCGCCCTTAGAGGTGGCTTATCTGGGACCCGAAGGGACATTCACCCAGGCTGCTGTACTCAAGCACTTTGGTAAGGCCGTGCATCCGCGGCCTTTGGCCGCCATCAATGAGATTTTCCGCGATGTAGAGGCGGGTAACGCCGACTATGGCGTGGTGCCGGTGGAAAACTCCACCGAGGGCGTGGTGAACCACACCCTGGACATGTTCACCACCTCATCTCTTCTGATTTGCGGTGAGGTGAGCTTGCCGGTTCATCACCATCTGCTGTCAGCGGGTGAGGACCTGAGCGCGGTGAAGGAAGTGTTTGCGCACTCGCAGTCTTTTGCGCAGTGTAGGCAATGGCTGGACCGCAAATTGCCACATGCCATCCGAAACATCGTATCCAGTAATGGAGAGGGCGCTCGTTTGGCTGCCGAGCACGGAGTGGGCACTGCCGCCATCGCTGGCAAACCCGCAGCCGAATGCTATGGCTTGAAAATTCTGAACGCCAATATTGAGGACGAGCCGGACAACACCACTCGCTTCCTCGTGATCGGACGTCAGTTGGTGCCACCCACCGGCAACGATATGACGACGATTCTGTTACGTCTGACTTTCGATAATCGTCCAGGCGCCCTGTTTGAGCTCCTGCGGCCGTTTTCTGAAGCGGGCGTCAACCTCACTCGGATTGAGTCTCGGCCCTCGCGTTTGGCGAACTGGGATTACAACTTCTTCATTGACTTGGCAGGCCACGCGGAAGATCCGCCCATTAAGCAGGTGTTGGCAGATATGCAGTCCACGGCAGCCTTTTACAAATTCCTAGGGAGCTACCCCCGCGCAGTAACATGA
- the aroA gene encoding 3-phosphoshikimate 1-carboxyvinyltransferase, whose protein sequence is MSRLDWRVEAPRPLRGDIRVPGDKSISHRAVMFAALADGVSDVEGFLNGDDCLATMRAVEALGAEVEHLGPTRLRIRGLGGRPMQTPAAPLDLGNSGTSMRLFCGLLAGRGVAVTLEGDESLSRRPMRRVLNPLAQMGAQIDSTDAGTAPLHIHPVSSMQGMEYALPMASAQVKSAVLLAGLSAEGQTTTIEPAPTRDHTERMLQTFGVEVSMDGAKASLQGGQMLHAARVEVPSDLSSAAFFLVAAAISPESELILRQVGTNPTRDGVLRVLKAMGARIDYLEPRLVGGEPVADLRVTGGDLQGVEIGAEWVALGIDEIPALCIAAAAAKGTTTISGAEELKVKESDRLGAMVRGLRALGVSVEERPDGMVIEGQEQWSGGDIDADGDHRIAMAFAVAALRATAPIHIADCANVNTSFPGFAELVRRLGFELTEQWA, encoded by the coding sequence ATGAGCCGACTAGATTGGCGCGTAGAAGCCCCCCGACCTTTGCGTGGTGACATCCGGGTTCCCGGTGATAAGTCCATCTCCCACCGCGCGGTGATGTTCGCCGCCCTGGCTGATGGGGTGTCCGACGTTGAGGGTTTTCTGAACGGCGATGATTGTTTGGCCACCATGCGCGCTGTCGAAGCCCTGGGGGCGGAGGTGGAACATCTGGGGCCAACCCGACTGCGCATTCGCGGTTTGGGCGGTCGGCCGATGCAAACCCCGGCGGCCCCCTTGGATTTGGGGAACTCAGGGACATCCATGCGGCTGTTCTGCGGCCTGTTGGCGGGGCGCGGTGTGGCCGTCACCCTGGAAGGTGACGAGAGCCTCAGTCGGCGCCCTATGCGTCGAGTCCTCAACCCCTTGGCGCAGATGGGAGCGCAAATTGACTCCACCGATGCAGGGACAGCGCCACTGCATATTCATCCCGTCAGCAGCATGCAGGGCATGGAGTACGCGCTACCCATGGCCAGTGCCCAGGTGAAGTCAGCCGTCTTGTTGGCCGGCCTCAGTGCCGAGGGGCAAACCACCACTATTGAACCCGCGCCCACCCGTGATCACACGGAGCGCATGCTGCAGACCTTTGGGGTCGAGGTCAGTATGGACGGGGCAAAGGCTAGTTTGCAGGGCGGGCAGATGCTACATGCCGCGCGTGTGGAGGTGCCCTCTGATCTCAGCTCGGCAGCATTCTTTTTAGTCGCCGCGGCCATTTCCCCGGAGAGCGAATTGATCCTTAGGCAGGTGGGGACAAACCCCACGCGGGACGGCGTTCTGCGCGTACTCAAAGCTATGGGCGCACGCATCGACTATCTGGAACCGCGCCTCGTTGGGGGTGAGCCGGTCGCCGATTTGCGGGTCACTGGTGGAGATTTACAAGGGGTGGAGATCGGCGCCGAGTGGGTGGCTTTAGGCATCGACGAAATTCCTGCCTTGTGTATTGCCGCCGCCGCCGCCAAAGGCACGACGACCATTTCCGGCGCGGAAGAGCTGAAGGTCAAAGAGTCCGACCGGCTGGGTGCCATGGTGCGCGGTTTGCGGGCGCTGGGTGTGTCCGTAGAAGAGCGCCCGGACGGGATGGTGATTGAAGGCCAGGAGCAATGGTCCGGTGGTGATATCGATGCCGATGGCGATCACCGCATTGCGATGGCGTTTGCGGTCGCTGCTCTGCGTGCTACAGCGCCCATTCACATCGCCGACTGCGCCAACGTGAATACGAGTTTTCCGGGCTTTGCCGAATTAGTGCGGCGTCTGGGCTTTGAGTTGACCGAGCAGTGGGCATGA
- the rpsA gene encoding 30S ribosomal protein S1 — translation MTESFAELFEESLKSGQSMQPGDIVEARVITIKPDVVIVDAGLKSEGVIPLEEFKNSEGELTITEGDAVEVALEALEDGFGETRLSKDKAERIRTWDRLGTAFEAGEIITGTISGKVKGGFTVDVDRIRAFLPGSLVDIRPVRDTAYLEGKPLEFKVIKLDRLRNNVVLSRREVLEAEYSQEREMLLETLQEGVVLHGVVKNLVDYGAFVDLGGIDGLLHITDMAWKRVKDPAEVVEVGQELDVKVLKFDRERMRVSLGLKQLGEDPWVEIARRYPENTRLFGKVTNITDYGCFVEIEDGVEGLVHVSEMDWTNKNVNPAKVVHVGQEVEVMILDIDEERRRISLGMKQCVPNPWEEFAQNHAKGDRVKGTVKSITDFGVFIGLDGGIDGLVHASDVAWDLDGEDALRAFQKGEEVEAVVLTIEAGRERISLGIKQMQTDPLTAYMAEHPKGSIVTGKVTSVEQRVIHVELAEGVEGFIRAADIKRERVEDARHEVNEGDEIEARFISVDRKSRVLGLSIKAKEQYEEDQAMREYGRQDEEPVGATTMGDLLKQIRSADE, via the coding sequence ATGACTGAAAGTTTTGCCGAGCTCTTTGAAGAAAGCCTGAAATCTGGCCAGAGCATGCAACCGGGCGACATCGTTGAAGCCCGCGTGATCACCATCAAACCCGACGTGGTGATCGTCGACGCCGGACTCAAATCCGAGGGTGTGATCCCTCTGGAAGAGTTCAAGAACTCCGAAGGCGAGTTAACCATTACCGAAGGCGACGCTGTTGAGGTTGCCCTCGAAGCTCTGGAGGACGGGTTCGGTGAAACGCGTCTGTCCAAAGACAAAGCCGAGCGCATCCGCACTTGGGATCGTCTGGGCACGGCCTTTGAAGCTGGCGAAATTATTACCGGCACCATCAGCGGCAAGGTTAAAGGTGGCTTCACGGTCGACGTCGATCGTATCCGCGCCTTCTTGCCTGGCTCCTTGGTCGACATTCGCCCGGTTCGCGACACCGCTTACCTCGAAGGCAAGCCGCTTGAGTTCAAAGTCATCAAGCTGGACCGCCTGCGTAACAACGTGGTTCTGTCGCGCCGCGAAGTGCTCGAAGCCGAATACAGCCAAGAGCGCGAAATGCTGCTCGAAACCTTGCAAGAGGGTGTGGTGCTGCACGGTGTGGTGAAGAATCTGGTCGACTACGGTGCCTTCGTGGACCTGGGCGGCATTGACGGTCTGCTGCACATCACCGACATGGCCTGGAAGCGGGTCAAAGATCCGGCCGAAGTGGTCGAGGTTGGCCAAGAGCTGGATGTCAAGGTGCTCAAGTTCGATCGCGAGCGTATGCGCGTGAGCTTGGGGCTGAAGCAGCTGGGCGAAGATCCTTGGGTCGAAATCGCACGCCGCTATCCCGAGAACACCCGTTTGTTCGGCAAGGTCACCAACATCACTGACTACGGTTGCTTCGTGGAAATCGAAGACGGTGTTGAAGGTCTGGTTCACGTCTCCGAAATGGATTGGACCAACAAGAACGTCAACCCTGCCAAGGTGGTGCACGTCGGCCAGGAGGTCGAAGTGATGATCCTGGACATCGACGAAGAGCGTCGTCGGATCTCCTTGGGCATGAAGCAATGTGTGCCGAACCCCTGGGAAGAGTTCGCGCAAAACCATGCCAAGGGCGACCGCGTCAAAGGCACCGTCAAGTCCATCACCGATTTCGGTGTGTTCATTGGCTTGGACGGCGGCATCGACGGTCTGGTTCACGCCTCAGACGTGGCCTGGGATCTGGACGGCGAAGACGCTCTGCGTGCCTTCCAGAAGGGCGAAGAAGTCGAAGCTGTGGTTCTCACCATCGAAGCCGGTCGCGAGCGCATCTCCTTGGGTATCAAGCAGATGCAAACCGACCCGCTCACCGCCTACATGGCCGAGCATCCTAAGGGCTCCATCGTCACCGGTAAGGTGACCTCGGTTGAGCAACGTGTGATTCACGTGGAGCTGGCTGAAGGCGTCGAAGGCTTCATCCGGGCCGCTGACATCAAGCGCGAGCGCGTGGAAGATGCCCGTCATGAGGTGAATGAAGGCGACGAAATCGAAGCCCGCTTCATCTCTGTAGATCGCAAGAGCCGTGTACTGGGCTTGTCCATCAAGGCCAAGGAACAATACGAAGAAGATCAAGCCATGCGTGAGTACGGCCGTCAGGACGAAGAGCCTGTTGGTGCGACCACCATGGGTGATCTGCTCAAGCAGATCCGCAGCGCGGACGAATAA